From one Caldithrix abyssi DSM 13497 genomic stretch:
- the cdaA gene encoding diadenylate cyclase CdaA, with the protein MLFKIGFIPVTIIDLIDIAIVTTIFYQLYQFLKGSVAIRMFTGLLVIIVVSMVGELLGMSALTWIMSSLKTVWVLAFVILFQPELRRLLVFIGQSRLIRKIVKVGDLHFIDEIVQAVMELSRKNFGALIIIERDMSLKSIIETGITLQAKVSKQLISSVFNPRSPLHDGGLVIQNDILVAAKTVLPLSQNPSLDPALGMRHRAAIGLSEQTDALIIVVSEETGMISYAENGKLVRGLTESMLRKKLNEVFTPKPQGKITRFFSLSTD; encoded by the coding sequence ATGTTATTTAAAATAGGATTTATTCCGGTAACCATAATTGATCTGATTGATATTGCCATCGTTACCACGATCTTTTATCAATTGTATCAATTTTTAAAAGGCAGTGTGGCCATTCGCATGTTCACCGGTTTGCTGGTGATTATCGTCGTTTCGATGGTCGGTGAGCTGCTGGGCATGAGCGCCCTGACCTGGATTATGTCCAGCTTAAAGACGGTGTGGGTGCTGGCATTCGTGATTTTATTTCAACCGGAATTGCGCCGCCTGCTGGTTTTTATCGGGCAAAGCCGTTTGATCCGTAAAATTGTGAAGGTCGGCGATTTGCATTTTATTGACGAGATTGTCCAGGCGGTGATGGAATTATCGCGCAAAAATTTTGGAGCATTGATCATCATCGAGCGAGACATGAGCTTAAAATCGATCATTGAAACGGGAATAACTCTGCAGGCCAAGGTTTCCAAGCAGTTGATCAGTTCGGTTTTTAATCCGCGTTCGCCGCTGCACGATGGAGGGCTGGTCATTCAAAACGATATTCTGGTGGCGGCCAAAACGGTGCTGCCGCTTTCGCAAAATCCGTCGCTGGATCCGGCTCTGGGCATGCGGCACAGAGCGGCTATCGGGCTTTCTGAACAGACAGATGCCCTGATTATCGTCGTGTCGGAAGAAACGGGGATGATTTCCTATGCGGAAAATGGAAAACTGGTGCGCGGATTAACGGAAAGCATGCTGCGTAAAAAATTGAATGAAGTTTTTACGCCTAAACCTCAGGGCAAAATAACCCGATTCTTCTCATTATCAACAGATTAG
- the folP gene encoding dihydropteroate synthase: protein MQLRPILLNSRQRIKEINEKFNLKLTAEFTGSLFFKINDAEPFELEQLKQLQRNGAFYFFRHDAQRNETLIVPDEMRFSQLSERNGGRDLPLRLQEMIRARFDNSAPVWTVNHKTLDFNRGPLIMGILNVTPDSFSDGGRFYERDRAVERALQMEAEGALLIDIGGESTRPGAEPVPEEEELRRVIPVIEKLRSKSDVLISVDTYKSSIARAALKAGADIVNDISAAQFDDKMIEVVRDFDCPIIIMHIKGTPQNMQNNPYYEDVVEEVYHYFEERIERLERAGIGKIIIDPGIGFGKRLEDNLHLLRDLKDFTFLQRPILMGTSRKSFIGKILNKEVDERIYGSLATQILAVQNGANIVRVHDVQATQDALKILKAVQYFETD, encoded by the coding sequence TTGCAGCTAAGGCCGATTCTTCTAAACAGTCGTCAACGCATCAAAGAGATTAATGAAAAATTCAATTTGAAACTGACGGCAGAGTTTACAGGGAGCTTGTTCTTTAAAATAAATGACGCAGAACCGTTTGAGCTGGAGCAGCTAAAACAGCTGCAGCGCAATGGAGCTTTTTACTTTTTTCGTCATGATGCGCAGCGTAATGAAACTTTGATCGTTCCGGACGAAATGCGCTTCAGTCAATTGAGCGAAAGGAATGGGGGGCGCGACCTGCCGTTGCGTTTGCAGGAAATGATCAGAGCCCGATTTGACAATTCCGCTCCGGTATGGACGGTGAACCACAAAACGCTCGATTTTAATCGCGGGCCGTTGATCATGGGCATCTTGAATGTTACGCCCGATTCCTTCAGCGACGGCGGTCGTTTTTACGAGAGGGACAGAGCGGTTGAGCGCGCCCTGCAGATGGAAGCGGAAGGCGCCTTACTGATCGATATTGGCGGCGAATCCACGCGTCCCGGCGCAGAGCCCGTCCCTGAAGAAGAAGAACTGCGGCGAGTGATCCCGGTCATTGAAAAATTACGCAGTAAATCGGATGTTTTGATTTCGGTGGATACCTACAAAAGCAGTATTGCCCGGGCGGCGCTAAAAGCCGGCGCAGATATAGTTAACGACATCAGCGCGGCGCAATTTGATGATAAAATGATTGAGGTGGTGCGCGATTTCGACTGCCCGATTATCATCATGCATATTAAAGGGACGCCCCAAAATATGCAGAACAATCCGTATTACGAAGATGTGGTAGAAGAGGTCTATCATTATTTTGAAGAGCGGATTGAACGACTGGAGCGCGCGGGGATCGGCAAAATTATTATCGATCCGGGTATCGGCTTCGGCAAACGCCTGGAAGATAATTTACACTTGCTTAGAGACCTGAAAGATTTTACCTTTTTACAACGCCCGATTTTAATGGGCACGTCGCGCAAATCGTTTATCGGTAAAATTTTGAATAAAGAGGTGGACGAAAGAATTTACGGCAGCCTGGCCACGCAAATTCTGGCCGTTCAAAACGGGGCGAACATTGTGCGCGTCCATGATGTGCAGGCCACGCAGGACGCTTTAAAAATTCTAAAAGCAGTGCAATATTTTGAGACGGATTGA
- a CDS encoding tetratricopeptide repeat protein codes for MGELISFLSSGIPGGIFLLFIVLFVINLSLFFLKNSELMSPATWKKNLITLNLAAFLFYAALWFITQPPKPQERVVVLPTQISDTLSLTPEEFLLTETFEKAALNNTNDRYLVHRWEWLFETIKPRQRSQYAEWQRTARALRPRFIVESRIENGQMTCLVLDVKKNKRVQIAGKKEQGVGWFIRRVDGELGLFKDTPSIPQIDRTILAARLALYNKDYARVLALVEGREDIPARTLKAAVLIEKGLQVDVDQERAKYVPIKNPDFEKAKQILVPIVKQRKNTPEIDLLMGRMLIREKEYTAAEMFLKKAYVEDPENSRVHFNLSFLLPDRLKDIGYNSRVQILKRAIYLDPGYRDAVYQLANEIYLSGRGTLGSIQEAINIINRFLEIHPGDPEMLSLLGTLYIKTNYVKKALPIYKALFEEFPDDSDSYYNLGVCYYMLDEYNTALPYFLKAIEMDRHLDSYLYVGMIYRKMGKLDSALKYFRERVARKTGDDDTYAKEAMAGIRSVLIQMEEEKIAAKADSSKQSSTHQRD; via the coding sequence ATGGGCGAGCTGATTTCTTTTCTTTCCTCCGGCATTCCGGGGGGGATTTTTTTACTGTTCATTGTATTGTTTGTCATCAACCTTTCGCTCTTCTTTCTGAAAAACTCCGAACTGATGAGTCCGGCGACATGGAAGAAAAATCTGATTACTTTAAATCTTGCCGCCTTTCTTTTTTATGCAGCCCTCTGGTTCATTACCCAGCCGCCAAAGCCCCAGGAACGTGTTGTCGTTTTGCCTACTCAAATATCAGACACCCTGTCTTTAACTCCTGAAGAATTTTTGTTAACGGAAACGTTTGAAAAAGCGGCGCTGAACAATACGAACGATCGCTATTTGGTGCATCGCTGGGAATGGCTTTTCGAAACCATTAAGCCGCGCCAGAGGAGCCAATATGCGGAATGGCAAAGAACGGCCAGAGCCTTGCGCCCCCGTTTTATTGTGGAATCGCGCATTGAAAATGGACAAATGACATGCCTGGTTCTGGATGTGAAAAAGAATAAGCGCGTGCAGATTGCGGGGAAAAAAGAGCAGGGAGTGGGCTGGTTCATCCGGCGGGTGGATGGTGAGTTAGGCCTGTTTAAAGACACGCCGAGTATCCCGCAAATTGATCGCACCATTCTGGCGGCGCGTCTGGCATTGTACAATAAAGATTACGCGCGTGTTTTGGCCCTTGTTGAAGGTCGCGAAGATATTCCGGCCAGAACTTTAAAAGCGGCCGTTTTAATTGAAAAAGGGCTGCAGGTCGATGTGGATCAGGAACGCGCCAAATATGTGCCCATTAAAAATCCCGATTTTGAAAAGGCCAAACAGATTCTGGTGCCGATTGTCAAACAGCGTAAAAACACTCCGGAAATCGATTTGCTGATGGGACGCATGTTGATTCGCGAAAAAGAATACACCGCGGCTGAAATGTTTTTAAAAAAGGCCTACGTGGAAGATCCGGAAAACAGCCGCGTACATTTTAATTTAAGCTTTTTGCTCCCCGACCGTTTAAAAGACATCGGCTACAACAGCCGCGTGCAAATTTTAAAAAGGGCTATTTATCTGGACCCCGGTTATCGCGACGCGGTTTATCAACTGGCCAACGAAATCTATCTTTCCGGCAGAGGCACACTGGGCTCTATTCAGGAAGCGATTAATATCATTAACCGATTTTTAGAAATTCATCCTGGAGATCCGGAGATGCTCAGTTTGCTGGGAACCCTGTACATTAAAACAAATTATGTAAAAAAGGCCCTGCCCATTTACAAAGCGTTGTTTGAAGAATTCCCCGATGATTCGGATTCTTATTACAATTTAGGCGTATGTTACTACATGCTGGATGAGTACAACACCGCCTTGCCGTATTTTCTCAAGGCCATCGAGATGGATCGCCATCTGGATTCGTATCTTTACGTGGGCATGATCTACAGAAAAATGGGCAAGCTGGATTCTGCGCTTAAGTATTTTCGCGAACGCGTTGCCCGTAAAACCGGAGACGACGATACGTACGCAAAAGAAGCCATGGCCGGGATTCGCAGCGTTTTAATTCAAATGGAGGAAGAAAAGATTGCAGCTAAGGCCGATTCTTCTAAACAGTCGTCAACGCATCAAAGAGATTAA
- the ftsH gene encoding ATP-dependent zinc metalloprotease FtsH, giving the protein MENKNKNSDHKKQPQNNDEFQWKKASKTGLIWILILLAAIAFSTLWPDNRPNEVEVPYNEYMRLLRSKMIRSGEVTLKDNRFRGVLVDQTEVRSVNGGIRSARYIRTILPFVDSDVIKEWEENDVKISFVEPPNDWTILLINILPWILIIGVWVFFAKRMQGGGGGSRGIFNFGKSKAKLLTKDKINITFDDVAGCDEAKMELQEIIEFLKDPQKFTRLGGKIPKGALLLGPPGTGKTLLAKAVAGEAGVPFFSMSGADFVEMFVGVGASRVRDLFEIGRKNAPCIIFIDEIDAVGRHRGAGLGGGHDEREQTLNQLLVEMDGFDTQEGVILIAATNRPDVLDSALLRPGRFDRQIVVDRPDVRGREGILKVHTRKVPLDSSVDLEALARGTPGLSGADLANLVNEAALLAARKNRQKVTMADFEEAKDKIMMGMERKSILISEEEKKVTAYHESGHVLVGKLTPGTDPVHKVTIIPRGRALGVTAYLPLDERHTYSREYLEGMLTQLLGGRCAEKLVFEQLTTGAGNDIERATDLARKMVCEWGMSEKLGPITFGKKEQEIFLGREITQHRDYSERTAQEIDQEVRRIVREAEERAETLLKENIDKLHALAKALLEFEILDGEQIDLVLKGEKIKKQAFAAKDEDTMAKPRRRRKKKTPEAEAANLPQEESKAQPEQNENKDDSSSDSEDKKA; this is encoded by the coding sequence ATGGAAAATAAAAACAAAAACTCAGACCATAAAAAGCAGCCGCAAAATAATGATGAATTTCAGTGGAAAAAAGCCTCTAAAACGGGGTTAATCTGGATTTTGATTTTGTTGGCCGCCATCGCCTTCAGTACGCTGTGGCCCGATAATCGCCCCAATGAGGTCGAGGTGCCTTACAATGAATATATGCGGCTTTTGCGCAGTAAAATGATCCGCAGCGGTGAGGTTACGCTAAAAGACAACCGATTCCGTGGAGTGCTGGTGGATCAAACCGAGGTAAGAAGCGTAAACGGCGGGATACGCAGCGCGCGTTACATTAGAACGATACTGCCTTTTGTGGACAGCGATGTGATTAAGGAGTGGGAAGAAAACGATGTCAAAATCAGTTTTGTGGAGCCGCCAAACGACTGGACAATTTTGCTGATTAATATTTTGCCATGGATTTTGATTATTGGCGTGTGGGTGTTTTTTGCCAAGCGCATGCAGGGCGGCGGAGGCGGTTCGCGCGGCATCTTTAATTTTGGCAAGAGCAAGGCCAAGTTGTTAACCAAAGATAAAATAAACATCACCTTTGACGATGTGGCCGGCTGCGACGAAGCCAAAATGGAACTGCAGGAGATAATTGAATTTTTAAAGGACCCGCAAAAATTCACGCGTCTGGGTGGTAAAATACCCAAGGGCGCCTTACTTTTGGGTCCGCCGGGAACCGGCAAAACGTTGCTGGCCAAAGCCGTGGCCGGCGAGGCAGGCGTGCCCTTTTTTAGCATGAGCGGCGCCGACTTTGTGGAAATGTTTGTGGGCGTGGGCGCCAGCCGCGTACGCGACCTGTTTGAGATCGGCCGTAAGAATGCGCCGTGTATTATTTTTATTGATGAGATTGATGCGGTGGGCCGCCATCGCGGCGCCGGTCTTGGCGGCGGACACGACGAACGCGAACAAACCTTAAATCAGCTATTGGTGGAAATGGACGGCTTTGACACCCAGGAAGGCGTTATTTTGATTGCCGCCACCAATCGTCCGGATGTGCTGGATTCTGCTTTGCTGCGCCCGGGACGATTCGACCGGCAGATCGTAGTTGACCGGCCGGATGTGCGCGGACGAGAAGGCATTTTAAAGGTGCACACGCGCAAGGTGCCGCTGGATAGCTCGGTGGACCTGGAAGCGCTGGCGCGGGGTACGCCCGGCCTGTCCGGAGCGGACCTGGCCAATCTGGTCAACGAAGCGGCGCTGCTGGCCGCCCGCAAAAATCGCCAGAAGGTAACCATGGCCGATTTTGAAGAGGCCAAAGACAAAATCATGATGGGTATGGAACGCAAGTCCATCCTGATCAGTGAAGAAGAAAAAAAGGTAACCGCCTACCACGAATCCGGGCACGTGCTGGTTGGCAAATTAACGCCGGGAACGGACCCGGTACACAAGGTGACCATTATTCCGCGCGGACGGGCGCTGGGCGTTACCGCCTACCTGCCGCTGGACGAACGACACACCTATTCCAGAGAATATCTGGAAGGCATGTTGACCCAGCTTTTGGGCGGTCGCTGCGCAGAAAAGCTGGTTTTCGAACAATTGACCACCGGCGCAGGCAACGACATCGAACGAGCGACCGATCTGGCACGTAAAATGGTGTGCGAATGGGGCATGAGCGAAAAATTAGGGCCCATCACCTTCGGGAAAAAAGAACAGGAAATCTTTTTAGGAAGAGAAATCACCCAGCATCGAGATTACAGCGAACGCACCGCTCAGGAAATCGATCAGGAAGTGCGCAGAATCGTTCGTGAAGCCGAAGAACGGGCGGAAACCTTGTTGAAAGAAAATATCGACAAATTACACGCCCTGGCCAAAGCACTGCTCGAATTTGAAATTTTAGACGGCGAGCAGATCGATCTGGTGTTAAAGGGCGAAAAAATAAAAAAACAGGCCTTTGCCGCCAAAGACGAAGACACCATGGCCAAACCCAGAAGAAGGCGCAAAAAGAAGACGCCGGAAGCGGAAGCAGCCAATCTACCCCAGGAGGAAAGTAAGGCGCAGCCTGAGCAAAACGAAAACAAGGACGACTCTTCTTCGGATTCGGAAGATAAAAAAGCATAA
- the hpt gene encoding hypoxanthine phosphoribosyltransferase, which translates to MKRTFNDQSEIVPENYHILIPEATIESRLKELGQQISRDFRGKKPILIGILNGSFIFLADLIRNLDIDVEVDFLRISSYGDGRESSGHIKILKPLSADINGRSVIVVEDIVDSGLSVQFLERMLSAFNPVELKFVTLLNKPSKNIVEVHIDYIGFEIEDKFVVGYGLDDAQLKRNLRSIYFIE; encoded by the coding sequence ATGAAAAGAACATTTAACGATCAGTCGGAAATCGTTCCGGAAAATTATCATATTTTGATTCCCGAAGCGACCATTGAAAGCAGATTGAAAGAATTGGGGCAGCAAATCAGCAGAGATTTTCGCGGTAAAAAACCGATTTTGATTGGGATTTTGAATGGCAGTTTTATCTTTTTGGCCGATTTGATTCGTAATCTGGACATCGATGTGGAAGTGGACTTTTTGAGAATATCCAGTTATGGAGACGGGCGCGAGTCGTCCGGTCATATTAAAATTTTAAAACCCTTAAGCGCAGATATTAACGGCCGCTCGGTGATTGTGGTTGAGGATATTGTGGATTCCGGTCTTTCGGTACAATTTCTGGAACGCATGCTGTCTGCCTTTAATCCGGTGGAATTAAAATTTGTAACCCTGTTGAATAAACCTTCCAAAAATATTGTTGAGGTGCATATTGATTATATTGGCTTCGAGATTGAAGACAAATTTGTGGTGGGTTACGGACTGGATGACGCGCAGTTGAAAAGAAATCTCCGATCCATTTATTTTATTGAGTAG
- the tilS gene encoding tRNA lysidine(34) synthetase TilS: MSGVQVPAPLLFFIGIILRKTLIKRFKSFCLTNRLISPHDLIVVALSGGMDSMALLHAFLAIRQEFDLQIHALHVNHGIRGAEAERDEQMVRAHCQALSVPLIVRRIESLKKMDEQTLRNARYREFEAVLKDFPGAKLATAHTLDDNVETFLMRLAKGSSLKGLGGIPARRGLYIRPFLFLTRREVEAFVEENQIPFVKDSTNADVRYLRNRIRLRLMPAFMDVFGEAVLPSIAKSVEQLAEYYRLFEAESKKRFERLVKKEGASLLIDKADFNGLHPLYRRQILTYCVSAYYPLNYNLSERKAAVLETFARTAQTGARFSVIGDLILIKERKRLRFTREPERTKTVLELNKNGSVTFGEWEITIQEVEKRAIEFEDRASVEYICGDNLRFPLSVRRWQKGDRFYPLGLGKSKKLKDFFVDAKIDRFQKHNIPILLNGEEIVWLCGLRLDHRYRVTESCRSVFKLEIKKMENVLNEKNI; encoded by the coding sequence GTGTCCGGGGTTCAAGTCCCTGCGCCGCTACTTTTTTTTATTGGGATAATCCTGAGAAAAACATTGATCAAACGCTTTAAATCCTTTTGTTTAACCAACCGGCTAATTTCTCCCCACGATTTAATTGTTGTTGCTCTTTCGGGCGGAATGGATTCGATGGCTTTATTGCATGCCTTTCTTGCCATCCGGCAGGAATTCGATCTTCAGATTCACGCTTTGCACGTTAATCATGGCATTCGCGGCGCAGAAGCAGAGCGCGATGAGCAGATGGTGCGCGCTCACTGCCAGGCGTTGTCCGTTCCGTTGATTGTGCGCCGTATTGAGTCGTTAAAAAAAATGGACGAGCAAACTTTACGGAACGCCCGTTACCGAGAATTTGAAGCAGTTTTAAAAGATTTTCCCGGGGCAAAGCTGGCCACCGCTCACACGCTGGACGATAATGTGGAAACGTTTTTGATGCGGCTGGCAAAGGGCTCTTCTTTAAAAGGTCTTGGCGGAATACCGGCGCGGCGCGGTCTTTACATCCGGCCTTTTTTGTTTTTGACGCGTCGGGAAGTTGAAGCGTTTGTTGAGGAAAATCAGATTCCTTTTGTAAAAGATTCTACCAACGCCGATGTTCGCTATTTACGTAACCGGATTCGCCTTCGTTTAATGCCGGCTTTCATGGATGTTTTTGGCGAGGCTGTTTTGCCGTCCATTGCCAAAAGCGTGGAACAGCTTGCGGAATATTATCGCTTATTTGAGGCCGAAAGTAAAAAACGTTTTGAGCGACTGGTAAAAAAAGAGGGGGCGTCGCTGCTTATTGACAAAGCCGATTTCAACGGTTTGCACCCTCTGTATCGACGACAAATTCTAACTTATTGTGTTTCTGCTTATTATCCGTTAAATTACAATCTTTCGGAACGCAAGGCAGCCGTTCTTGAAACGTTTGCCCGGACGGCGCAAACAGGCGCTCGCTTTTCGGTAATCGGAGACCTGATTTTGATTAAAGAAAGAAAGCGGCTGCGATTTACGCGGGAACCTGAGCGGACGAAAACCGTATTAGAGTTGAACAAAAACGGATCGGTGACATTCGGCGAGTGGGAAATTACCATTCAGGAAGTTGAAAAAAGAGCAATAGAGTTTGAAGACCGCGCGTCGGTTGAATATATTTGTGGCGATAACTTAAGATTTCCTCTGAGCGTCCGCCGCTGGCAAAAAGGAGATCGTTTTTACCCGCTTGGTCTGGGCAAAAGTAAAAAGTTGAAAGATTTTTTTGTTGATGCAAAGATCGACCGTTTCCAAAAACACAACATCCCTATTTTGTTGAATGGGGAAGAAATTGTGTGGCTTTGCGGTTTAAGATTAGATCATCGGTATCGGGTTACAGAATCCTGTAGGTCGGTGTTTAAGCTGGAAATTAAAAAAATGGAGAACGTCTTAAATGAAAAGAACATTTAA
- the lpxK gene encoding tetraacyldisaccharide 4'-kinase — MRFLRMLARLLLLPFSLLYGLAMEVRNILFDLKILPVYASRLPVISVGNLVAGGTGKTPFTIWLAAQLAKRYRVAIVSRGYGRESKGLQIVAQNGSILLSAEQAGDEPLLMAKKVPAATVLVSEKRRSAVQWIEQHQAAEVIVLDDGFQHRYVQRDVDIVLFKKPQQFWRNFMLPTGTWREFPHRVSRAHYVGLAAQGKLPFIPLRKQFHVQTMSGPLVDLHLQACLAPEDLKDVPVAAFAGIADPQSFFEALAKMNMAVKRTFAFGDHHRFTENDLLRMGNICRQEKLKYLICTEKDLMKISEIIDQNGDKNLQGIKIVALAHALAVQEEFLIKAIEKTIDKKLKSYYIS, encoded by the coding sequence ATGAGGTTTTTGCGTATGCTGGCTCGGTTGCTTTTGCTGCCTTTCTCCCTTTTGTACGGGCTGGCGATGGAAGTCAGAAACATTCTATTTGATTTAAAGATTTTACCGGTTTACGCGTCGCGTTTGCCAGTCATTTCGGTGGGCAACCTGGTGGCGGGTGGAACGGGCAAAACGCCCTTTACCATCTGGCTGGCCGCGCAACTTGCAAAGCGCTACCGCGTGGCCATCGTCAGTCGCGGTTATGGGCGCGAGAGTAAGGGGCTGCAAATTGTGGCGCAGAACGGCAGTATTTTGCTCAGCGCCGAACAGGCCGGAGACGAACCGCTGTTAATGGCCAAAAAAGTTCCGGCGGCCACGGTTTTAGTTTCCGAAAAAAGGCGCAGCGCAGTGCAGTGGATCGAACAGCACCAGGCGGCTGAGGTGATTGTGCTGGATGACGGTTTTCAACACCGTTACGTGCAGCGCGATGTGGATATTGTGCTGTTTAAAAAGCCGCAGCAATTCTGGCGCAATTTTATGCTGCCTACCGGTACCTGGCGCGAATTTCCCCATCGCGTCAGTCGCGCGCACTATGTGGGCCTTGCCGCGCAAGGTAAGCTGCCTTTTATTCCCTTGCGCAAGCAGTTTCATGTGCAAACAATGAGCGGGCCGTTGGTGGATTTGCATTTACAGGCCTGCCTGGCGCCAGAGGATTTAAAGGATGTGCCTGTAGCGGCTTTTGCCGGCATTGCCGATCCGCAATCGTTTTTTGAGGCGCTGGCAAAAATGAACATGGCGGTTAAAAGAACGTTTGCTTTTGGCGATCATCATCGTTTTACCGAAAATGACCTGCTGAGAATGGGAAACATTTGCCGGCAGGAAAAGTTAAAATATTTGATTTGCACGGAAAAGGATTTAATGAAAATTAGCGAAATCATTGATCAAAACGGTGACAAAAATCTGCAAGGAATAAAAATCGTTGCCCTTGCCCATGCCCTTGCGGTTCAGGAAGAGTTCCTGATTAAAGCGATCGAAAAAACTATTGACAAAAAATTAAAATCTTATTATATTAGTTAA